One Odontesthes bonariensis isolate fOdoBon6 chromosome 17, fOdoBon6.hap1, whole genome shotgun sequence genomic window carries:
- the tnika gene encoding TRAF2 and NCK interacting kinase a isoform X9, with protein sequence MASDSPARSLDEIDLSALRDPAGIFELVELVGNGTYGQVYKGRHVKTGQLAAIKVMDVTGDEEEEIKAEINMLKKYSHHRNIATYYGAFIKKNPPGVDDQLWLVMEFCGAGSVTDLIKNTKGNSLKEEWTAYICREILRGLTHLHQHKVIHRDIKGQNVLLTENAEVKLVDFGVSAQLDRTVGRRNTFIGTPYWMAPEVIACDENPDATYDFKSDLWSLGITAIEMAEGAPPLCDMHPMRALFLIPRNPAPRLKSKKWSKKFQSFIESCLVKSHSQRPSTEQLLKHPFIRELPNERQIRIQLKDHIDRTKKKRGERDETEYEYSGSEEEDEGRDMGEPSSIINIPGESTLRRDFLRLQLANKERSEAQRRQQLEQQQNEEHKRLLLAERQKRIEEQKEQRRRLEQQQQRERELRKQHERDQRRRYEEMEQLRREEERRHAEREQEYKRKQIEEQRQAERLQRQLHQERAYLVSLQQQQQEGRQAEKKQLYHYKDVINPNDKPAWAKEVEERSKLNRQSSPALQHKVSNRISDPSLPPRSESFSSGGMQPARTPPIHRAIEPQQMAHLVPVKTHSSSMSGSQSLQDQTGSAMSEGVGVASPRPEIPRQNSDPTSDTQGPPQRITGREERDRDRDKDRDRTAWLREEDIPPKVPQRTTSISPALVRKNSPNGGVGLGPRTGSQLARASNPDLRRSELSLDAMLQRTSSNSSSSSSPSSQGGSAERRGRTKQERSPPGPNQEVKLKQEEGRESARPSRPADLSALAKELRELRVEEGSRPPVKVTDYSSSSDESESSDEDGETVGHDGTVAVSDIPRIMPAVQSSGESYGGLAEDALGDAYNSSKDGTLVMREAEERKRGGHTESNGFGNHSNHGNLPDLVQQSNSPSATPTTALQELSDMAEFGVGGSKSSFTPFVDPRVYQTSPSENDDENSAEAMFANELLRQEQARLNEARKISVVNVNPTNIRPHSDTPEIRKYKKRFNSEILCAALWGVNLLVGTENGLMLLDRSGQGKVYNLITRRRFLQMDVLEGLNVLVTISGKKNKLRVYYLSWLRNRILHNDPEVEKKQGWITVGELEGCVHYKVVKYERIKFLVIALKNSVEIYAWAPKPYHKFMAFKSFTELQHRPQLVDLTVEEGQRLKVIYGSSVGFHVIDVDSGNPYDIYIPSHCAKQTKIQSQVTPHAIVVLPKTDGMEMLLCYEDEGVYVNTYGRITKDVVLQWGEMPTSVAYIHSNQIMGWGEKAIEIRSVETGHLDGVFMHKRAQRLKFLCERNDKVFFASVRSGGSSQVFFMTLNRNSMMNW encoded by the exons CTGGTGATGGAGTTCTGTGGAGCTGGCTCAGTCACAGACTTGATCAAGAACACCAAGGGCAACTCTCTGAAAGAGGAGTGGACGGCTTACATCTGCAGAGAGATTCTCAGG GGTCTGACTCATCTCCATCAGCACAAGGTCATCCACAGAGACATCAAGGGACAGAACGTCCTGCTGACTGAGAACGCTGAGGTCAAACTAG TGGATTTTGGGGTTTCGGCCCAGTTAGACAGAACAGTAGGAAGGAGGAACACATTTATTGGCACACCGTACTGGATGGCACCGGAGGTCATCGCCTGTGATGAAAACCCCGACGCCACATACGACTTCAAG AGTGATTTATGGTCACTGGGAATCACAGCGATAGAGATGGCTGAAGGAGCGCCAC CGCTGTGTGACATGCACCCAATGCGAGCCCTCTTCCTCATTCCACGCAACCCTGCCCCCAGACTCAAGTCAAAGaagtg GTCAAAGAAGTTCCAGTCTTTCATAGAGAGCTGCCTGGTGAAGAGCCACAGTCAGAGACCCAGCACAGAGCAGCTCCTCAAACATCCGTTCATCAGAGAACTGCCCAATGAGAGGCAAATCCGCATCCAGCTGAAAGACCACATTGACCGCACCaagaagaagagaggagagaggg ATGAGACAGAATACGAGTATAGCGGCAGTGAAGAGGAGGATGAAGGAAGAGACATGGGTGAACCAAG CTCTATCATCAACATCCCTGGCGAGTCAACCCTAAGGCGAGACTTCCTGCGCCTCCAGCTGGCCAATAAGGAGCGCTCGGAGGCACAGCGGCGAcaacagctggagcagcagcagaacgAGGAACACAAGCGCTTACTGTTGGCCGAGAGACAGAAACGCATCGAGGAGCAGAAGGAGCAGAGGAGGCGGCTGGAACAG CAACAGCAGCGAGAGCGTGAGCTGAGGAAACAGCATGAGAGGGACCAGAGGAGACGCTATGAGGAAATGGAGCAGCTCCgtagagaggaggagaggaggcatGCAGAGCGAGAGCAG GAGTACAAGCGGAAGCAGATTGAGGAGCAACGGCAGGCAGAGCGTCTTCAGAGGCAGCTCCATCAGGAGAGAGCCTACCTGgtgtctctccaacagcagcagcaggagggaaGGCAAGCAGAGAAGAAACAGCTTTACCACTACAAGGATGTCATTAATCCTAATGACAAGCCCGCCTGGGCCAAAGAA GTGGAGGAGCGATCTAAGCTGAACAGACAGAGTTCCCCAGCGCTGCAGCACAAAGTGTCCAACCGCATCTCCgacccctccctccctccccgcTCAGAGTCCTTCAGCAGCGGAGGCATGCAGCCTGCCCGCACCCCACCCATCCACCGCGCCATCGaaccacag CAGATGGCTCACCTGGTTCCTGTGAAGACGCACTCCAGCTCCATGTCTGGCTCCCAGTCTCTGCAGGACCAGACGGGCTCAGCTATGAGCGAGGGTGTTGGTGTGGCCTCACCAAGGCCCGAGATTCCCCGTCAGAACTCGGACCCCACCTCTGACACCCAGGGACCCCCACAGCGCATCACTGGCAGGGAGGAACGAGATCGGGACAGAGACAAAGATCGAGACAGGACGGCTTGGTTGAGAGAAGAGGATATCCCACCAAAG GTCCCCCAGAGGACCACATCTATCTCTCCAGCCTTGGTCAGGAAGAATTCCCCTAATGGCGGTGTGGGCCTGGGCCCTCGTACAGGTTCTCAGCTCGCACGGGCCAg TAATCCGGACCTGCGGCGCTCTGAGCTCTCTCTGGACGCCATGCTGCAAAGAACCTCCTCCAActcatcatcctcctcctccccttcaTCTCAGGGAGGCTCAGCTGAGAGGAGAG gccGAACCAAGCAGGAAAGATCTCCTCCAGGACCCAATCAGGAGGTTAAACTCAAACAAGAGGAGGGTCGTGAATCAGCCAGACCCAGCAGACCTGCA GATTTAAGTGCACTGGCCAAGGAACTCAGAGAATTGAGGGTAGAGGAAGGTAGCAGACCTCCAGTCAAG GTTACAGACTACTCGTCATCGAGTGACGAGTCAGAGAGCAGCGATGAGGACGGGGAGACGGTGGGGCATGATGGGACTGTTGCCGTTAGTGACATCCCCCGCATCAT GCCAGCGGTGCAGAGCAGTGGAGAGTCGTACGGAGGGCTGGCAGAGGACGCTCTGGGAGATGCCTATAATAGCTCCAAGGACGGGACTCTTGTGATGAGAGAG gcaGAGGAGAGGAAAAGAGGTGGTCACACTGAAAGTAATGGGTTCGGGAATCacagtaaccatggtaacctcCCTGACCTGGTACAACAGAGCAACTCTCCCTCAGCCACACCCACCACAGCCCTGCAGGAGCTGAGCGATATGGCTGAG TTTGGTGTGGGCGGGTCCAAATCCTCATTTACTCCATTTGTTGATCCACGGGTCTATCAAACCTCTCCAAGTGAAAACGACGATGAGAACTCAGCAGAAG CCATGTTTGCCAATGAGCTGCTGAGGCAGGAGCAGGCCCGACTAAACGAAGCCAGAAAGATCTCGGTGGTGAATGTCAACCCCACGAACATCAGACCCCACAGTGACACACCGGAGATCCGCAAATACAAGAAACGCTTCAACTCCGAGATTTTGTGTGCTGCGCTCTGGG gtGTAAACCTGCTGGTGGGGACAGAAAACGGTTTAATGCTGCTTGACCGAAGTGGACAGGGAAAAGTCTATAACCTCATTACCAGGCGGCGCTTCCTCCAGATGGATGTGCTGGAGGGCCTCAATGTGCTAGTCACCATATCTG GCAAAAAGAATAAGTTGCGCGTCTACTATTTGTCCTGGCTGAGGAACAGAATATTACACAACGACCCAGAAGTTGAGAAGAAGCAGGGTTGGATAACGGTCGGGGAACTAGAGGGCTGTGTGCATTATAAAGTTG TTAAATATGAGAGGATTAAGTTCCTGGTGATTGCACTTAAGAACTCTGTGGAAATCTATGCCTGGGCGCCCAAACCCTACCACAAGTTCATGGCCTTCAAG TCATTCACTGAGTTGCAGCACCGTCCCCAGCTGGTTGACCTGACGGTGGAGGAAGGTCAGAGGTTAAAGGTCATCTATGGCTCCAGCGTGGGCTTCCATGTCATCGATGTGGACTCAGGCAATCCTTACGACATCTACATCCCCTCACAC TGTGCCAAACAAACGAAG ATCCAGAGCCAGGTCACGCCCCATGCCATCGTGGTGCTGCCTAAGACTGATGGAATGGAGATGCTGCTGTGTTATGAGGATGAGGGTGTCTACGTCAACACCTATGGTCGAATCACCAAGGACGTGGTGCTACAGTGGGGAGAGATGCCTACCTCTGTTG ccTATATCCACTCAAATCAGATTATGGGCTGGGGTGAGAAAGCTATAGAGATCCGCTCTGTGGAGACAGGTCATCTGGATGGAGTCTTCATGCACAAGAGAGCCCAGAGACTCAAATTCCTGTGTGAGCGGAACGATAAG GTATTCTTTGCATCTGTGCGCTCGGGAGGTAGCAGCCAAGTTTTCTTCATGACACTCAACAGAAACTCTATGATGAACTGGTGA
- the tnika gene encoding TRAF2 and NCK interacting kinase a isoform X4 produces the protein MASDSPARSLDEIDLSALRDPAGIFELVELVGNGTYGQVYKGRHVKTGQLAAIKVMDVTGDEEEEIKAEINMLKKYSHHRNIATYYGAFIKKNPPGVDDQLWLVMEFCGAGSVTDLIKNTKGNSLKEEWTAYICREILRGLTHLHQHKVIHRDIKGQNVLLTENAEVKLVDFGVSAQLDRTVGRRNTFIGTPYWMAPEVIACDENPDATYDFKSDLWSLGITAIEMAEGAPPLCDMHPMRALFLIPRNPAPRLKSKKWSKKFQSFIESCLVKSHSQRPSTEQLLKHPFIRELPNERQIRIQLKDHIDRTKKKRGERDETEYEYSGSEEEDEGRDMGEPSSIINIPGESTLRRDFLRLQLANKERSEAQRRQQLEQQQNEEHKRLLLAERQKRIEEQKEQRRRLEQQQQRERELRKQHERDQRRRYEEMEQLRREEERRHAEREQEYIRRQLEEEQRQLEILQQQLLQEQALLLEYKRKQIEEQRQAERLQRQLHQERAYLVSLQQQQQEGRQAEKKQLYHYKDVINPNDKPAWAKEVQKQQHAHGNPPRSNLQHHQSFNQPASTSSSHGQPKAQAPMRTPSHGAKILSPTLPQICISSESGELLDSRLKQEISHQVRELRKSQRGVHDPKGPNRSYEDYSGQMQVSQFNPVPKPCPPGQIKQKQKPRGRPHSASSQTAIHRLTPPDQQVNALQPQAPGQVQAQKLRSDSPAIPAVKLVEERSKLNRQSSPALQHKVSNRISDPSLPPRSESFSSGGMQPARTPPIHRAIEPQQMAHLVPVKTHSSSMSGSQSLQDQTGSAMSEGVGVASPRPEIPRQNSDPTSDTQGPPQRITGREERDRDRDKDRDRTAWLREEDIPPKVPQRTTSISPALVRKNSPNGGVGLGPRTGSQLARASNPDLRRSELSLDAMLQRTSSNSSSSSSPSSQGGSAERRGRTKQERSPPGPNQEVKLKQEEGRESARPSRPAVTDYSSSSDESESSDEDGETVGHDGTVAVSDIPRIMPAVQSSGESYGGLAEDALGDAYNSSKDGTLVMREAEERKRGGHTESNGFGNHSNHGNLPDLVQQSNSPSATPTTALQELSDMAEFGVGGSKSSFTPFVDPRVYQTSPSENDDENSAEAMFANELLRQEQARLNEARKISVVNVNPTNIRPHSDTPEIRKYKKRFNSEILCAALWGVNLLVGTENGLMLLDRSGQGKVYNLITRRRFLQMDVLEGLNVLVTISGKKNKLRVYYLSWLRNRILHNDPEVEKKQGWITVGELEGCVHYKVVKYERIKFLVIALKNSVEIYAWAPKPYHKFMAFKSFTELQHRPQLVDLTVEEGQRLKVIYGSSVGFHVIDVDSGNPYDIYIPSHCAKQTKIQSQVTPHAIVVLPKTDGMEMLLCYEDEGVYVNTYGRITKDVVLQWGEMPTSVAYIHSNQIMGWGEKAIEIRSVETGHLDGVFMHKRAQRLKFLCERNDKVFFASVRSGGSSQVFFMTLNRNSMMNW, from the exons CTGGTGATGGAGTTCTGTGGAGCTGGCTCAGTCACAGACTTGATCAAGAACACCAAGGGCAACTCTCTGAAAGAGGAGTGGACGGCTTACATCTGCAGAGAGATTCTCAGG GGTCTGACTCATCTCCATCAGCACAAGGTCATCCACAGAGACATCAAGGGACAGAACGTCCTGCTGACTGAGAACGCTGAGGTCAAACTAG TGGATTTTGGGGTTTCGGCCCAGTTAGACAGAACAGTAGGAAGGAGGAACACATTTATTGGCACACCGTACTGGATGGCACCGGAGGTCATCGCCTGTGATGAAAACCCCGACGCCACATACGACTTCAAG AGTGATTTATGGTCACTGGGAATCACAGCGATAGAGATGGCTGAAGGAGCGCCAC CGCTGTGTGACATGCACCCAATGCGAGCCCTCTTCCTCATTCCACGCAACCCTGCCCCCAGACTCAAGTCAAAGaagtg GTCAAAGAAGTTCCAGTCTTTCATAGAGAGCTGCCTGGTGAAGAGCCACAGTCAGAGACCCAGCACAGAGCAGCTCCTCAAACATCCGTTCATCAGAGAACTGCCCAATGAGAGGCAAATCCGCATCCAGCTGAAAGACCACATTGACCGCACCaagaagaagagaggagagaggg ATGAGACAGAATACGAGTATAGCGGCAGTGAAGAGGAGGATGAAGGAAGAGACATGGGTGAACCAAG CTCTATCATCAACATCCCTGGCGAGTCAACCCTAAGGCGAGACTTCCTGCGCCTCCAGCTGGCCAATAAGGAGCGCTCGGAGGCACAGCGGCGAcaacagctggagcagcagcagaacgAGGAACACAAGCGCTTACTGTTGGCCGAGAGACAGAAACGCATCGAGGAGCAGAAGGAGCAGAGGAGGCGGCTGGAACAG CAACAGCAGCGAGAGCGTGAGCTGAGGAAACAGCATGAGAGGGACCAGAGGAGACGCTATGAGGAAATGGAGCAGCTCCgtagagaggaggagaggaggcatGCAGAGCGAGAGCAG GAATATATACGTAGGCAGCTGGAAGAGGAACAGAGGCAGTTAGAGATTCTCCAGCAGCAGCTACTGCAGGAACAGGCATTATTACTG GAGTACAAGCGGAAGCAGATTGAGGAGCAACGGCAGGCAGAGCGTCTTCAGAGGCAGCTCCATCAGGAGAGAGCCTACCTGgtgtctctccaacagcagcagcaggagggaaGGCAAGCAGAGAAGAAACAGCTTTACCACTACAAGGATGTCATTAATCCTAATGACAAGCCCGCCTGGGCCAAAGAA GTCCAGAAGCAGCAGCATGCTCATGGTAACCCACCTCGCTCCAACCTTCAGCATCACCAGTCATTCAACCAGCCAGCCTCAACCTCCAGCTCTCATGGCCAACCGAAAGCTCAGGCCCCTATGCGAACCCCATCCCATGGTGCCAAGATCCTCTCCCCCACCCTCCCCCAAATATGTATTTCATCAGAATCTGGGGAACTCCTAGATTCAAGGTTGAAGCAGGAGATAAGTCATCAAGTCAGAGAGTTAAGGAAAAGTCAGAGGGGTGTTCATGACCCCAAGGGACCTAATAGGAGCTATGAAGATTATTCTGGTCAAATGCAAGTCAGTCAGTTTAACCCAGTTCCCAAGCCTTGCCCACCTGGGCAAATTAAGCAAAAACAGAAACCTAGAGGTAGGCCTCATTCTGCTTCAAGTCAGACAGCCATCCATAGACTAACACCTCCTGACCAACAGGTTAATGCTCTTCAACCCCAGGCTCCAGGACAGGTCCAGGCTCAAAAGCTCAGATCTGACTCTCCTGCCATTCCTGCAGTCAAACTG GTGGAGGAGCGATCTAAGCTGAACAGACAGAGTTCCCCAGCGCTGCAGCACAAAGTGTCCAACCGCATCTCCgacccctccctccctccccgcTCAGAGTCCTTCAGCAGCGGAGGCATGCAGCCTGCCCGCACCCCACCCATCCACCGCGCCATCGaaccacag CAGATGGCTCACCTGGTTCCTGTGAAGACGCACTCCAGCTCCATGTCTGGCTCCCAGTCTCTGCAGGACCAGACGGGCTCAGCTATGAGCGAGGGTGTTGGTGTGGCCTCACCAAGGCCCGAGATTCCCCGTCAGAACTCGGACCCCACCTCTGACACCCAGGGACCCCCACAGCGCATCACTGGCAGGGAGGAACGAGATCGGGACAGAGACAAAGATCGAGACAGGACGGCTTGGTTGAGAGAAGAGGATATCCCACCAAAG GTCCCCCAGAGGACCACATCTATCTCTCCAGCCTTGGTCAGGAAGAATTCCCCTAATGGCGGTGTGGGCCTGGGCCCTCGTACAGGTTCTCAGCTCGCACGGGCCAg TAATCCGGACCTGCGGCGCTCTGAGCTCTCTCTGGACGCCATGCTGCAAAGAACCTCCTCCAActcatcatcctcctcctccccttcaTCTCAGGGAGGCTCAGCTGAGAGGAGAG gccGAACCAAGCAGGAAAGATCTCCTCCAGGACCCAATCAGGAGGTTAAACTCAAACAAGAGGAGGGTCGTGAATCAGCCAGACCCAGCAGACCTGCA GTTACAGACTACTCGTCATCGAGTGACGAGTCAGAGAGCAGCGATGAGGACGGGGAGACGGTGGGGCATGATGGGACTGTTGCCGTTAGTGACATCCCCCGCATCAT GCCAGCGGTGCAGAGCAGTGGAGAGTCGTACGGAGGGCTGGCAGAGGACGCTCTGGGAGATGCCTATAATAGCTCCAAGGACGGGACTCTTGTGATGAGAGAG gcaGAGGAGAGGAAAAGAGGTGGTCACACTGAAAGTAATGGGTTCGGGAATCacagtaaccatggtaacctcCCTGACCTGGTACAACAGAGCAACTCTCCCTCAGCCACACCCACCACAGCCCTGCAGGAGCTGAGCGATATGGCTGAG TTTGGTGTGGGCGGGTCCAAATCCTCATTTACTCCATTTGTTGATCCACGGGTCTATCAAACCTCTCCAAGTGAAAACGACGATGAGAACTCAGCAGAAG CCATGTTTGCCAATGAGCTGCTGAGGCAGGAGCAGGCCCGACTAAACGAAGCCAGAAAGATCTCGGTGGTGAATGTCAACCCCACGAACATCAGACCCCACAGTGACACACCGGAGATCCGCAAATACAAGAAACGCTTCAACTCCGAGATTTTGTGTGCTGCGCTCTGGG gtGTAAACCTGCTGGTGGGGACAGAAAACGGTTTAATGCTGCTTGACCGAAGTGGACAGGGAAAAGTCTATAACCTCATTACCAGGCGGCGCTTCCTCCAGATGGATGTGCTGGAGGGCCTCAATGTGCTAGTCACCATATCTG GCAAAAAGAATAAGTTGCGCGTCTACTATTTGTCCTGGCTGAGGAACAGAATATTACACAACGACCCAGAAGTTGAGAAGAAGCAGGGTTGGATAACGGTCGGGGAACTAGAGGGCTGTGTGCATTATAAAGTTG TTAAATATGAGAGGATTAAGTTCCTGGTGATTGCACTTAAGAACTCTGTGGAAATCTATGCCTGGGCGCCCAAACCCTACCACAAGTTCATGGCCTTCAAG TCATTCACTGAGTTGCAGCACCGTCCCCAGCTGGTTGACCTGACGGTGGAGGAAGGTCAGAGGTTAAAGGTCATCTATGGCTCCAGCGTGGGCTTCCATGTCATCGATGTGGACTCAGGCAATCCTTACGACATCTACATCCCCTCACAC TGTGCCAAACAAACGAAG ATCCAGAGCCAGGTCACGCCCCATGCCATCGTGGTGCTGCCTAAGACTGATGGAATGGAGATGCTGCTGTGTTATGAGGATGAGGGTGTCTACGTCAACACCTATGGTCGAATCACCAAGGACGTGGTGCTACAGTGGGGAGAGATGCCTACCTCTGTTG ccTATATCCACTCAAATCAGATTATGGGCTGGGGTGAGAAAGCTATAGAGATCCGCTCTGTGGAGACAGGTCATCTGGATGGAGTCTTCATGCACAAGAGAGCCCAGAGACTCAAATTCCTGTGTGAGCGGAACGATAAG GTATTCTTTGCATCTGTGCGCTCGGGAGGTAGCAGCCAAGTTTTCTTCATGACACTCAACAGAAACTCTATGATGAACTGGTGA